A window of the Synechococcus sp. LTW-R genome harbors these coding sequences:
- a CDS encoding type II toxin-antitoxin system RelE/ParE family toxin translates to MIRSFRCADTERLAHGWAIPRFQAFERVARRKLRQLDIASRLEDLRIPPGNRLEALRGDRAGEHSIRINDQFRLCFIWSDSGPEAVEIVDYH, encoded by the coding sequence GTGATCCGCTCGTTTCGATGCGCAGACACCGAGCGACTAGCTCACGGATGGGCGATCCCCCGCTTTCAGGCCTTCGAACGGGTGGCCCGGCGCAAGCTTCGCCAGCTGGACATTGCCTCGCGCCTGGAGGATCTGCGCATTCCCCCCGGCAATCGACTGGAGGCACTGCGCGGCGACCGAGCTGGAGAACACAGCATCCGGATCAACGACCAATTCCGCCTTTGCTTTATTTGGTCAGATTCCGGCCCTGAAGCCGTTGAGATCGTTGATTACCACTGA
- a CDS encoding HigA family addiction module antitoxin, whose amino-acid sequence MTATHRLSPITPGELLVEEFLVPLGVSQYRLSKAIKVPASRISEIVSGQRSITADTDLRLCRFLGLSPGYWLRAQAAYDTEIAGAELAEEIAKIQPLVNS is encoded by the coding sequence ATGACTGCCACACATCGCCTAAGCCCTATTACCCCAGGTGAACTGCTCGTTGAGGAGTTTCTGGTTCCGCTTGGGGTCAGCCAGTACCGACTGTCGAAGGCCATCAAGGTGCCGGCATCCAGGATCAGCGAAATCGTCTCCGGTCAGCGATCGATCACTGCGGATACCGACCTGCGACTCTGCCGCTTCCTGGGCCTCAGTCCTGGGTACTGGCTTCGTGCTCAAGCCGCCTACGACACAGAGATTGCTGGAGCGGAGCTCGCTGAGGAGATCGCCAAGATTCAGCCCTTGGTGAACAGCTGA
- a CDS encoding DUF3386 domain-containing protein → MTVASSSAPVSSGSDCTAAFRAAYENRYTWAPGFGGYSGRCVWEQDDQRVESSFKVGADLKAQVEGIENEEIHKAIASQLWEVCIHRVRRSFEQTHGENTFTAGETDAVGTEVIVGGKNAGDRYRIKDDVVTMVHRHIHGTVVTIFTESTTDTGSGYLSHTYTSQYADPASGAARGGKSTFTDTFVPLAGEGPWVLSERVVETEAFGDTPAGRQVFRFEALNANS, encoded by the coding sequence GTGACCGTCGCCTCTAGCTCTGCTCCGGTTAGCTCTGGCTCCGACTGCACGGCTGCCTTCCGGGCGGCCTATGAAAACCGCTACACCTGGGCCCCTGGCTTCGGCGGCTACAGCGGTCGTTGCGTCTGGGAACAGGACGACCAGCGTGTGGAAAGCAGCTTCAAGGTGGGCGCTGACCTCAAGGCCCAGGTGGAGGGCATCGAGAACGAGGAGATCCACAAGGCGATCGCCTCCCAGCTCTGGGAGGTCTGCATCCACCGGGTCCGCCGCAGCTTCGAGCAGACCCACGGCGAGAACACCTTCACCGCCGGCGAGACCGATGCAGTGGGCACCGAGGTGATTGTGGGCGGCAAGAACGCCGGCGACCGCTACCGGATCAAGGACGACGTGGTGACGATGGTGCACCGCCACATCCACGGCACCGTGGTGACGATCTTCACCGAGAGCACCACCGACACTGGTAGCGGTTACCTGAGCCACACCTACACCAGCCAATACGCCGATCCAGCCAGCGGCGCTGCCCGCGGCGGCAAGAGCACCTTCACCGACACCTTCGTGCCCCTGGCCGGTGAAGGCCCCTGGGTGCTGAGCGAGCGGGTGGTGGAAACCGAGGCCTTTGGGGACACCCCTGCCGGTCGTCAGGTCTTCCGTTTCGAAGCCCTCAACGCCAATAGCTGA
- a CDS encoding sodium:alanine symporter family protein, with amino-acid sequence MQDLLNQINSVVWGPYTLWLIGLTGLYLMVGLRLMPLRRIGYAVRQTWASIRHSNGEGDVTAFESLMTALAATIGTGNVAGVAGAIGVGGPGAVFWMWLIALVGMATKYAESLLAVHHREVDELGEHVGGPMYVIRNGLGKGWGWLAVLFAVFGTLAGFGIGNGVQAHELAKALNVSLGITPLVTGVVFAAITFAVIIGGIERIGRVASAVVPFMAIVYVGGALTILLAHLGEIPAALSLIVQDAFTAQALAGGAIGVMIQKGIARGVFSNEAGLGTAPIAQAAAKPGDPVLQGSVAMLGTFIDTIIVCTMTALVIVISGAWLPMEGATAPQGVALTMAAFDWGLPGGAWLVTFGTVFFTATTILGWGYYSERCLEFLVGVKGIKPFRLVWVAVVVLGSVASFDLIWTVADILNGLMAIPNLIALLLLSGTVFKLTREYQFER; translated from the coding sequence ATGCAGGATCTGCTCAATCAGATCAATTCAGTGGTGTGGGGGCCCTACACCCTCTGGTTGATCGGACTAACGGGGCTCTACTTGATGGTGGGGCTTCGCTTGATGCCCCTCCGCCGCATCGGTTATGCCGTCCGGCAGACCTGGGCCTCCATTCGTCACTCCAATGGCGAAGGTGATGTGACGGCGTTCGAGTCGTTGATGACCGCCCTCGCAGCGACGATCGGCACGGGAAACGTCGCCGGTGTGGCTGGGGCCATTGGGGTGGGTGGTCCAGGAGCCGTGTTCTGGATGTGGCTGATTGCTCTGGTGGGCATGGCCACCAAGTACGCCGAGTCCCTCTTGGCTGTTCACCACCGCGAGGTGGATGAGCTTGGCGAGCATGTCGGCGGACCGATGTACGTCATCCGTAACGGCCTCGGAAAGGGATGGGGTTGGCTGGCGGTTCTGTTTGCGGTGTTTGGCACCCTGGCGGGCTTTGGGATTGGCAATGGTGTTCAGGCCCATGAGCTGGCCAAGGCGTTGAACGTGAGTCTTGGGATAACCCCGCTCGTAACCGGGGTGGTGTTTGCCGCCATCACCTTTGCGGTGATCATCGGTGGTATCGAACGGATCGGCCGTGTCGCCTCCGCGGTAGTGCCGTTCATGGCCATCGTCTACGTGGGTGGTGCGCTCACGATCCTGTTGGCTCACCTGGGCGAAATACCTGCTGCTCTGTCCTTGATCGTCCAGGACGCCTTCACGGCTCAAGCCCTCGCTGGTGGTGCGATCGGCGTCATGATTCAGAAGGGGATTGCCCGAGGTGTCTTCTCCAACGAGGCTGGTTTGGGTACGGCCCCTATCGCCCAAGCGGCCGCCAAGCCTGGTGATCCGGTGCTGCAGGGCTCTGTCGCCATGCTGGGCACCTTTATCGACACGATCATCGTTTGCACGATGACTGCGCTGGTGATCGTGATCAGTGGCGCCTGGCTGCCAATGGAAGGTGCGACTGCACCTCAGGGCGTCGCCCTCACGATGGCAGCCTTTGATTGGGGGCTGCCCGGTGGTGCTTGGTTGGTGACCTTCGGCACGGTCTTCTTCACCGCGACCACGATCCTGGGTTGGGGTTACTACAGCGAGCGCTGCCTGGAGTTTCTCGTTGGCGTGAAGGGGATTAAGCCGTTTCGCTTGGTCTGGGTTGCCGTTGTCGTCTTGGGCTCAGTGGCCAGTTTTGATCTGATCTGGACCGTGGCTGACATCCTCAATGGACTGATGGCCATCCCCAACCTGATTGCGCTCCTGCTGCTCAGTGGCACGGTCTTCAAGCTGACCCGTGAGTACCAGTTCGAGCGCTAG